The Ignavibacteriales bacterium genome segment CAAACCCTATGATCCCCTCCTGGAACTCGATGACGTGCTTTTCATCGTATTCCACCTCACCGAACTGCCTATTGGTGAATTTCATTTTGCTTCTCCTTCATTGAATCATTCATGAATTGCTGTTCCGGCGTCGCAGCCTCATCCTTCTTCAAGGCACTCTCCGCCACGATCACAATGTCGACGCGCCGGTTGCGGGCCCGGTTCTCATCAGACGTGTTGGGCGCAAGCGGGCGGTACTCTGAATACCCGACCACAGAAACCTTGTCTGCCTTGATCCCGTGCTTCCCGATGAGATAGTATCCGACGTTGACTGCGCGTCCGACGGACAGATGCCAGTTCGACGGAAACGCTCCAGTGGCAATCGGGACATTGTCGGTGTGCCCTTCAACCCGCACATCATTCGTCATCTTCTTCAATGCCTCAGCCAGCTGATCAAGTGTCGCCAGGGATGTCGCTTTCAGATCCGCACTTCCAGAGGCAAACAGGAACTGTTCCTGCAAGTGCACGGTGACTCCACGCTCATCCTGCGTGATTGAAATGGGAAGCGATTTCGAACCCAGATTCAGTCCCTTGCGAATGTCGGCCTCGATCCGTGCCCGTTCCCGGTAGAACTCGGGAAGCGTCTTGACTACGTCCACAACGCTGAGTTTCACCGAAGTCGCTTCGGGCGAGCCAAATACGCCGCCGAGAGCTGCAACGACCTGACTGTA includes the following:
- a CDS encoding OmpA family protein, translated to NSERWLLTYADLITLLLGLFVILYAMSKIDTEKYSQVVAALGGVFGSPEATSVKLSVVDVVKTLPEFYRERARIEADIRKGLNLGSKSLPISITQDERGVTVHLQEQFLFASGSADLKATSLATLDQLAEALKKMTNDVRVEGHTDNVPIATGAFPSNWHLSVGRAVNVGYYLIGKHGIKADKVSVVGYSEYRPLAPNTSDENRARNRRVDIVIVAESALKKDEAATPEQQFMNDSMKEKQNEIHQ